The genomic window GACGCCTTCGGCCAGCGAATGGTTTCGACCATGTACAAACCGCTGAACCAATACCACGTGGTGATGGGAGTCGAGCCGACCTTTTGGCAGAACCCCGACGCCTTGCGGCACGTCTACATCCGCGGGCAAACCGGCGCCGAAATCCCTCTGGCCGCGATCTACCGCTACACATCGGGCACGACGGCACTCTCCGTGAACCACTCCGGGCAGTTTCCCTCGGTGACGCTTTCGTTCAACCTGGCCGCCGGCGCTTCGCTGAGCGACGCGGTGGAGCAGATCGAGCAATTGACCGACACGCTGGGCCTGCCTGAATCGATTCAAGGCAGTTTTCAGGGCACGGCCCAGGCGTTCCAGGCGTCGCTCAGCAATCAGCCCTGGCTGATTCTGGCGGCGCTGGCGGCGGTGTATATCGTGCTGGGCATGCTCTACGAGAGCTTCATTCATCCGCTGACGATCCTTTCGACGCTTCCCTCGGCCGGAGTCGGCGCGCTGTTGGCGCTGCTGGCCTGCGGCACGGAGTTGAACGTGATGGGCCTGATCGGCATCTTGCTGTTGATCGGCATCGTGAAGAAGAACGCGATCATGATGATCGACTTTGCCTTGGAGGCCGAGCGCGATCACGGCAAGCTGCCCGAAGCGGCCATCTTCGAGGCCTGCCTGTTGCGGTTTCGTCCGATCACCATGACGACGATGGCCGCGCTCTTGGGCGCGTTGCCCTTGGCGCTGGGCAGCGGCAACGGCGCCGAGCTGCGCCGCCCGTTGGGCATTTCGATCGTGGGCGGCCTGATCTTCAGCCAGATGCTGACGCTCTACACCACGCCGGTGGTGTATCTCTATATGGACCGGCTGCGATTGCGCTGCCAGCGGCTATGGAGTCGAACGACGACCGATGCTCGGTGCTGAACCACCTGCCCGGCCGGGGCGGGCAGGTGGCCGAGAGCCAGCGCGCTTAGGCGAGCGCGGCGGTTGAGGAGCAACTGTCGCAGACGAGCAGACGGCAGGCGTCAAGGTCGCCGCGGATGCGCTGAAGCTCGTTCAGCACATAGGGACCGTAATCGAGCCACTGGCCCGACTCGATCGCCCGCTCGAGGGCCGCCAGCAGCTCGTCGAACAAGCCAAGCGTCGTCGCCAGCGGATCACCGCTTGCCGACGGCGGAGGCGGCGGAGGCGAGTTGTCGCTGACTTCAAGCACCGCCGCGTCCTCCTCTCGAGTGGCGCTGGTGGCCGCCTCGCTTTGCGTGAGCGCGGCCACGCGCTGCCGCTCGATCCGCTTGAGACCTTGTTCCAGCAGTCGAGCTAACTCCTCTGGGGGTAAAAACGACAGATCTGTCGTTTTTCCACCCATAAGTAGTACAATCTTCGCCTGGCGCATGTACCGCTGGGCGGTGCGCGCGGACCAGTCGAAATGGTCCGCGAGCCATGCCGACCAGATTTCTTTCGGGCAGAGGTCCTGTGCTTCCAACAGCGCCATGCCGGCTTGAACCGAGTGCCGGCAGAATCGCAGCGCCGCGTCCTCGGCCAAGTCGTGGGCCGCGTTGGCCCATTCGGCCAGTTGTTCCAGACGCTGCCGCTTTTCTTCCGACAACTCCTCGCGGTTGGCCGGCGGGGGCCCGTCGCGCCGCGCCGGCAGGTTTGGACGACCGGTGCCGTTATGGCCGGTCGGCTTGGCGCCCTCTTGGTTCTCCTCGGGTTGTTGTGATGCGGTTGACATATTGTTACTCCTGTGAAAACAACTGTGTGACAAATCAAAGGCAATTGCCTCTCTCCGTGCGAGTTGACGTTTGCGTAGGATGGGCAGTGCCCACCGCAAGCCAATGGTGGGCACCGCCCACCCTACGGCCATCCGTCGGGCCGCGGCGGGCCGCGGGCCAGGTGAGGTGACTTCATTCGTTTGCCCGATCCGCTCGGTTTGGCTTACAACCGACCCTGTCCGCAAAGCGGTTGCGCGGGGGCGCGCGACGCCCGGCCACAGACGGCCGCCGGCGCGCGGCGACAAAGCCGGCTAAATGGTGGGAAGCGACCGAGAGATTGGTCTAGGCGTCACTCGACGGCGTGACGCGACCGGCAGGCGCCTGCCTGACCAGGAGAAGATCAACGCTTTCCGACGCCGAGCTATCGCTCCTCGCGCGACGGACCGGCCAGTGTATATACACTGGCCGGGTTCAGTATACATCCGATTCGCGCACAGTCAACCACCTGTCAAGACACAAAATGTAGTGGCCAATCCGTTGCAGACCACAAGATGTTGTGTGCCCGCCTCACTCGTTTTCCCGCCGTGCGGCCGCGGCAAGCTCCGCAGACAGCTTATGAACTCAAGGTGAGATTCGATAAACGACTCGGTAGCTTTGAAACCGACGTTCACGAAGCTCTAGCTTAGCCATCGGCTCAAACGCTTTTTCGCTTCCTCATGATCGACGCCCTCGCCGGCGTCAAGCTGCCGCAAACCCTCGTCAACCTTCTGTCGAAAATAAAGCTCCGACATGATGTCCGCGACCGTCACGTCGTCAGGCAGCCGCTGGATCATGTCGATTACCGCTTGCTTTGTTGTCATGCTATGCTCTTACTTAGGAAGCGTTTATGACGTGACTCTTTGGATGACCGCCGAGATTAGCGGGGCCCGAACACCGAAGACGTGTCGACGGAAAAGCCTCTCAGCAAGGCCGACGCCGCCAGGTCGCCGCGAGCGAATCGCCCGGCTTCGGCATATCCGTCACCCTTCAGTTCGAGCACCATGATCGTCTCCGATTCGGGATCGACAATCCAGTATTCCGGAATCCCCGCCTCGGCGTAACCCGCGGGCTTGTCGACCGTATCGCGTTTTTTATCGTCGGAGCTGACGATTTCCAGAACGAGATCGGCGCCGAGCCAACAGCGGTCTTCGCGGCGCGGGTCGCCGGCTGACAGCAACAGGAGCAAATCGGGCTCGCGGTATTTGCCTTCGCGTATGCGAAGGCGCAGCGGGGCGAACAACACCTCGCCCCCACGCGGCGAAATAAAGGCATCGAACGCCATCAGCAGACGCTTGAGTATCGACTGGTGCTTGTCGCTAGGCATCGGCAAGAGCTCCACGAATCCGTCGGTGAATTCCACCGGCAGCCTGGTATGGTCGGTGAGGAGCAGGTATTGCTCGTCAGTCCATGACCCCTGGGCGGGCAAGATTTGCTCCAGCGCATCTTTCCAGGGCATGGGAAAGCGAAAACCGACGGCCGTATTGATCGTGGTGTTCATGGGCGAATTCTCAGGACCACTCTTTCAAGCAATTCTACACCGCGATGCTGATGCCCGGAACGGCGACGGGATAAAAGCCGTCGGCGTTGGCGGCGAGCGGGGCGGAGGCGTTAAAATCTTCGGCGTCGGTGGTCAGCATCAAGTGCGAAGCCAGCGCTTGGTCCCATTTCACCTCTTTGCCCGAATAGGTCGCCATGCGGCCCAGAATGGCGGTGAGGGTCGAGTGGGCGCCGTTCTCGGCCTCGTTGAAATCGCTGCCGCTGCGGATGGCCTCGAACAGCGCGTCGTGCTCTTGCTGATACGGGTTGCCGCTGCCGGTCGAACCCGCACGCGCGCGGCCCTTGGTGCGCAGCCGCAGCTCGGCTTCGCCCGTGGCCAGAATCCGGCCGCCGCTGACGTCGCTCCAGCCGCGCGTGCCGTGAGCGAACTCGGCCACCGAGTTCAAGCAGCCGGGAATCTGCCGGCACTGGCTGAACATCTTCGCACCATTGGCGTAGGTGTACTCGATGAAATGGTGGTCGTAGATGTTGCCGTACTCCTTGCCCGTCCGCACCTGCCGCCCACCCTGGCCCTGGGCGGCGACGGGCGGGGCGCCCTGCACCCAGTTGCAGACGTCGAGATTGTGAATGTGCTGCTC from Pirellulales bacterium includes these protein-coding regions:
- a CDS encoding Uma2 family endonuclease, yielding MNTTINTAVGFRFPMPWKDALEQILPAQGSWTDEQYLLLTDHTRLPVEFTDGFVELLPMPSDKHQSILKRLLMAFDAFISPRGGEVLFAPLRLRIREGKYREPDLLLLLSAGDPRREDRCWLGADLVLEIVSSDDKKRDTVDKPAGYAEAGIPEYWIVDPESETIMVLELKGDGYAEAGRFARGDLAASALLRGFSVDTSSVFGPR